GCCGGCCGCCGACGTCGCATCGGTGCGGGCACTGCTCGCGCCGGTGGCGCCGGTGACCGTGGTGCCCGGCGGCGCCGAGCGGCAGGCGTCCGTCGCGGCAGCGCTCGCCGCCGTGCCGGCCGGGCCGGAGATCGTCCTGGTGCACGACGCGGCCCGGGCGCTGACCCCGCCCGACCTGGTCGAGTCGGTCGCTGCGGCGGTCCGCGACGGGCACGACGCGGTGATCCCGGTGCTGCCCGTGGTCGACACGATCAAGGAGGTCGACGCCGCCGGGCGGGTGCTCGGCACCGTCGACCGGGCGGCCCTCCGGGCGGTGCAGACGCCGCAGGGCTTCCGCCGCGCGGTGCTCGATGCCGCGCACCAGGCGGCCGGTGATCCACTCACCGACGACGCCGGCCTGGTGGAGAAGCAGGG
The genomic region above belongs to Micromonospora sp. WMMD1128 and contains:
- the ispD gene encoding 2-C-methyl-D-erythritol 4-phosphate cytidylyltransferase, which codes for MTAQLNPRGDVAVLVPAAGAGVRLGPGAPKALRPLAGEPLLVHAVRRIAAAPSVHTIVVAAPAADVASVRALLAPVAPVTVVPGGAERQASVAAALAAVPAGPEIVLVHDAARALTPPDLVESVAAAVRDGHDAVIPVLPVVDTIKEVDAAGRVLGTVDRAALRAVQTPQGFRRAVLDAAHQAAGDPLTDDAGLVEKQGVAVFCVPGAELAMKITRPFDLTLAEHLLTTGS